The stretch of DNA CAATCAAAGAGGCTGTGGATATCCTGCGAGACGAAGGTATCAGCGTCAACCATCTGCATTTGAGTGAAATCTGGCCGTTCCCCTCGGAGGCAGTGTCCGGCATGCTCAAAGGGAGCCAGCGGTGTTTTGTCATCGAGAGCAATGCCTCCGGCCAAATGGCTGATCTGATCCGGGCTCAAACCGGGATCAAGGCCAGCGGCAACATACTTAAGTTCGATGGACGGCCATTCTCTCCCGGACTCATCGTTGACTGGCTGAAGAAGGAGATAAAGTGATGATAGCGATGCAAGATTATGCAGGAGGCAAACCGGCGTGGTGTCCGGGATGCGGCAATTTTGGCATTCTTTCCGCAGTTCAAAAGGCCCTGGTTGAGTTACAGATCGATCCGCATCAGGTGTTGATGGTCTCCGGTATCGGGCAGGCCGGTAAGTTGCCGCATTATATCAATGTCAACGTATTCAATTCCCTCCACGGGAGAGCATTGCCGGTGGCTATCGGGGCGAAAATGGCCAATCCCGATCTGAAGGTGATCGCTGTGGGAGGGGACGGAGATGGCTATGCAGAGGGCGGGAATCACTTCATTCACACCGTTCGCCGCAATCATGATATCACCTATATTGTCCACAACAATCAGGTCTACGCTTTGACCAAAGGCCAGGCATCTCCGACCAGTGACTTCGGTTTTGTGACCAAGACCACACCGCAAGGGGCCGATCCGTCCTTTAATCCACTGGCAGTGGCCATCGCTCTGGGCGCCGGGTTTGTGGCTAGGGGGTTTGCGGGGGATATCGAGCACCTCTCTAAACTTATCGTTCGCGGCATTGAGTACAAAGGATTTGCCCTTATCGATGTGCTGCAACCCTGCATCTCCTTCAACCATCTGAACACATTTGCCTGGTACAAACAAAGGGTATACAAGGTGGAAGAAAACGGTTACCAGCCAACCGGCAAGGCCGCTGGCTTTGAGAAGGCCCAGGAGTGGGGAGAGCGGATACCTATCGGCGTGATCTATCTTGAGGAAAAGACGCCCTTCGAATCGCGGATTCCGGCGTTGCAGCGAGGGCCTCTGGTTCAGCGCCCCCTTGACCCGATGACGTGTGCCGGATTACTGGAAGAGTTCATTTAGCTCCTCTCCGATAACCAAGCTTAAAAGCCTCAGGCTGTCCCAGCTTGTCGGGGATAAGTCTATTTGGCCAAAACCAATAGGCTTATGATGGTTGATGAGACTGCGCAGGCAAGGGTCACACGAATGAGAATATTCAGGTTCCGTGAGCGCTTCGATACAGAGACAAATTCCTTAGTCATTTTGGCTTCCAGTTCTGAAAGGCGTTTGAGGGTTTCAGGTCCACCATTCTCGCAAATCACCTGTAATGCCTTCTGACTTTCATATGCGGTCTTTGCTGCAGATTGAATTAGACCTATCAGGTGCTGCCTAATACCATTGAGTGTTTTAGTTGCGGTTTCGTACGATGTGGCCTGCGTGCGAAGCTGATGTAACACCCCCACAAGCTTCAATGCTGCCTCTTCCGCCTCGGTGTATTTCCGGGCATTATCATCGGCCATGTCTACATTGCTCTCAACCCCCCAATCGGTGTCTGAGGGTTTCTGGAAACTCGGCGTTCCTTTAGGCTCATCTTGTGTTGACAGAGACGCCATGTCAAAGTCCGTCGCCGACCAAGCAATATTCATGATTTCTTGGGAGCCTCCTTTCTCCGGCACTGTGGAATGATACGAGGCTGAAAGTTGAGAGGGCTGGTTTAGGATAACCCACAAAACTTAGCATGTGCAATCACCAGAATGTTGGGGTTTGCCATAGTACGAAAGGTTGCAAATAGAATTATTTCTATATTGTCAGCTTTGCTTTGAACGTGAGAGCGGGCCGATTAGCCGTCCATTTCACTCGTGGGCAATAATTTCTCGACGGGGCAGACAATCACCATAAGGGAGGGGATTCTCGCGATTTTGCTCAGGCGCTTGCGCGACCCATGAGGCACTTTTTGAAGAATGGCTCCCCGAGTAGGATTCGAACCTACGACCTAGCGGTTAACAGCCGCCCGCTCTACCGCTGAGCTATCGGGGAGTGTTTGATCCCTGCCCAAAGAGCAAAGACCGCTAACCATTATCACTTCTGCGGAATACAATGTCAAGTGCCTTGAGCGAACCTGATCTATAGATATCCGCTTGCCTGCCTGACGCGGACTTGATCGCCTACTCTGGCTGCCAATAGTGCTGCCGCATTTCCATTCTGGAGTGCGATCTCCAGAAATCCATTACTCTCGATCAATGCCAGCAATTCGCTGCCCTTGGCATAGGACGAACTCAAGCCTTGAATAACATGGCCTTTTACTTCGATCTGAAGGACTGCTTCCGGGAGATCACTCTGCTTCATGTTGGTGATCAGATTGCCGAAATGGTCAATATGCACGACCTTTCCGATGATAGTGCCATCCCCTTCGATTTTGGGCTGAAGAGAAGGCAGCACAACCAGTGAGGAAGTGCCGGCGCCAAAGTCATACAAGGGATTGCCGAGTGAGAGATGGGCTGCCACGGGTGCGAAAATATCCCGCCCATGGAAAGTGGCACTGACTGGTTTGAGCCAGAAGTGGGAATTGGTGATGACAGCTGCTTCGATCATGTCCCCGCTTACATAACTCAGAACGCCGTTGTCAGGAGCAACAAAGAGGGCTTTGTCGGTTCTTAGAATGATGGCCCTCCGATCGCTTCCCACACTGGGGTCCACTACCACCAAATGGACGGTGCCTTCGGGGAAGTAGTGATGAACGCTATTGAGAATATAGGCCGCCTGAGAGATATTTTGGGGTTCGATTTCATGCGTGATGTCGATGACTCTGGCGGCGGGATTGATGCCCAGGATCACACCTTTCATCGCACCGACATAGGCGTCGCGTGTGCCAAAATCACTGATGAGGGTGATAATATTGCCCATGATTTTTACGCATATCGTTTACAGAGCGTATCGAGGACAGGAGGTATATCCTCTCATGGCAGTAAAGGGGTGAAGGTCGGAAGTGCTACAAGCCCACTCTGGTGCTGATTGCCGCGACAGCCACGAAGATCACCGCCAGTACGATTGTGAATCTGAAGAGTGTTTGCTCAATGCCCCGCCGCGTCCGGAACCCGGAGCTTTCTGCTCCGCCGAATATCCCGCCCAATCCTCCGGAACCTTTTGCCTGAATCAGGATAACGAGGATGAGGGTTATGGAAATGATGATCTCTGCGATTTGGATGGTTGAACTCATCTTAGCTTTTCCTTGAGTAGTTTATTCACGAGGTCCGGCTTGGCCCGACCTTTGGTGTTCTTCATTATCTGTCCCACCAGGAACTTCAGCGACTGCTCTTTGCCTTCCTTGAAATCACTCACCGCTTTGGGATTATCTCTCAATACCTGATCGATTATCCGGTCAATCTCTTCGGCCCCGCTGATTTGAGTGAGCCCTTTTTCCACCACAATTTGAGACGCCGATTTGCCGGTGCTGAACATCTCCCCGAAGACCTGCTTGGCCAAGGTGGTGCTCAAAGTTCCTTGATCGATTGCATCCAGCATGCCGTTCAACTGGTGCGGTGTGATCCTGGATTGGCTGATTTCTGCCCCCGCTATATTCAGAAGCTTCAGGAATT from Dehalococcoidia bacterium encodes:
- a CDS encoding 2-oxoacid:ferredoxin oxidoreductase subunit beta, coding for MIAMQDYAGGKPAWCPGCGNFGILSAVQKALVELQIDPHQVLMVSGIGQAGKLPHYINVNVFNSLHGRALPVAIGAKMANPDLKVIAVGGDGDGYAEGGNHFIHTVRRNHDITYIVHNNQVYALTKGQASPTSDFGFVTKTTPQGADPSFNPLAVAIALGAGFVARGFAGDIEHLSKLIVRGIEYKGFALIDVLQPCISFNHLNTFAWYKQRVYKVEENGYQPTGKAAGFEKAQEWGERIPIGVIYLEEKTPFESRIPALQRGPLVQRPLDPMTCAGLLEEFI
- a CDS encoding SAM-dependent chlorinase/fluorinase, with amino-acid sequence MGNIITLISDFGTRDAYVGAMKGVILGINPAARVIDITHEIEPQNISQAAYILNSVHHYFPEGTVHLVVVDPSVGSDRRAIILRTDKALFVAPDNGVLSYVSGDMIEAAVITNSHFWLKPVSATFHGRDIFAPVAAHLSLGNPLYDFGAGTSSLVVLPSLQPKIEGDGTIIGKVVHIDHFGNLITNMKQSDLPEAVLQIEVKGHVIQGLSSSYAKGSELLALIESNGFLEIALQNGNAAALLAARVGDQVRVRQASGYL
- the secG gene encoding preprotein translocase subunit SecG gives rise to the protein MSSTIQIAEIIISITLILVILIQAKGSGGLGGIFGGAESSGFRTRRGIEQTLFRFTIVLAVIFVAVAAISTRVGL